In Candidatus Kaistella beijingensis, a genomic segment contains:
- a CDS encoding DUF4199 domain-containing protein, translating into MQKNVYAVGLVLFIVTMVLFFVMYFFGMNTDYFNNSLLVNAFILPAVYLAGAFISVNSVKKLGIPMGFRDAFGRAFKPMFLGGILSVLSIFAFLNFIDRDAKDLLNFQYIERQKTELNNEYQKAKLTSKTDEEKAELDKNYQNRLQSFSPEMIKDKDMFSFRQFTYYFGAIMVFYVILSTFFGSFFRSKTLE; encoded by the coding sequence ATGCAAAAAAACGTTTATGCTGTTGGTCTCGTGTTGTTTATCGTAACGATGGTGCTCTTTTTCGTAATGTATTTTTTCGGGATGAACACCGATTATTTCAATAATTCACTTCTGGTCAATGCGTTCATACTTCCTGCTGTTTATTTGGCGGGAGCTTTTATTTCCGTAAATTCTGTTAAAAAATTGGGAATCCCGATGGGATTTCGTGATGCTTTCGGGAGAGCTTTCAAGCCCATGTTCCTTGGTGGAATTCTATCCGTTCTAAGTATTTTTGCTTTCTTGAATTTTATAGACAGAGATGCAAAAGATTTACTCAATTTTCAATACATCGAAAGACAGAAAACGGAGCTCAACAACGAATATCAGAAGGCGAAACTGACATCGAAAACTGATGAAGAAAAAGCAGAACTGGATAAAAATTATCAAAACCGACTTCAAAGCTTTTCCCCTGAAATGATTAAGGATAAAGACATGTTCAGCTTTCGACAGTTCACTTATTATTTCGGTGCGATTATGGTTTTTTACGTTATTTTATCGACATTTTTTGGAAGTTTTTTCAGGAGTAAAACTTTAGAGTAA
- a CDS encoding glycosyltransferase family 2 protein: MNNLNLSIIIPLLNEEESLEELFSRIDKVCKTNHLSYEIWFVDDGSTDLSWSIIENLKIQHPQIHGIKFSRNYGKSQALHAAFEKANGEVVITMDADLQDFPEEIPELYSMVKNENYDIVSGWKKKRFDNVMTKNLPSKLFNSAARKLSGVELHDFNCGLKAYKKQVVKSIDVYGDMHRYIPVLAANAGFRRITEKPVQHQARPYGTSKFGTERFVRGFLDLVTLWFVSRFGGRPMHFFGAVGTLMFIIGFLSALWLGISKLIDVSKGIYGHLITNNPWFFIALTMMILGTLLFIAGFLGEMIIRTTRESKNYHIEEII; the protein is encoded by the coding sequence TTGAACAATTTAAACCTCTCCATCATCATTCCGCTTCTCAACGAAGAAGAATCTCTTGAAGAACTTTTTTCAAGAATCGATAAAGTCTGTAAAACCAATCACCTTTCTTATGAAATTTGGTTTGTTGACGACGGAAGCACCGATTTGTCATGGAGCATCATTGAGAATCTAAAAATTCAACACCCCCAAATTCACGGAATTAAATTTTCTAGAAATTACGGAAAATCGCAAGCTTTACACGCCGCTTTCGAAAAAGCCAACGGTGAAGTCGTAATTACGATGGATGCAGATTTGCAGGACTTTCCAGAAGAAATTCCCGAATTGTATTCCATGGTTAAAAACGAAAATTATGACATCGTTTCAGGCTGGAAAAAGAAACGTTTTGACAATGTCATGACGAAAAATTTGCCATCAAAATTGTTCAATTCGGCGGCGAGAAAACTTTCGGGTGTAGAACTTCATGACTTTAATTGTGGTTTAAAAGCGTACAAAAAACAAGTGGTAAAATCCATCGATGTTTATGGCGACATGCACCGATATATTCCCGTTTTAGCGGCAAATGCAGGCTTCAGAAGAATTACGGAAAAACCGGTGCAACATCAAGCAAGACCTTATGGAACCTCAAAATTCGGGACAGAAAGATTTGTCCGCGGATTTCTGGATTTGGTTACGCTCTGGTTTGTAAGCCGTTTCGGAGGAAGACCGATGCACTTTTTCGGCGCAGTGGGAACTTTGATGTTCATTATCGGATTTCTATCCGCACTTTGGTTGGGGATTTCAAAACTGATTGATGTTTCTAAGGGAATTTATGGACATTTAATTACCAACAATCCGTGGTTTTTTATCGCTTTGACGATGATGATTTTGGGAACTTTGCTTTTCATTGCAGGATTTTTGGGCGAAATGATTATTCGAACAACGAGGGAGAGTAAGAATTATCATATTGAGGAAATTATTTAA
- a CDS encoding DNA methyltransferase — protein MKFNDIDFNKWKEEDINVDSLWIYNEREKSGKHKNHYHGNFIPQIPKQLIKRFTKKGDIVFEPFMGSGTTLFECENLERKYIGFDINSEIIEYVNKNMEDSDSSKYFITENDSTNGNQSAENLNFGLGKFGKQKFQLAILHPPYWDIIKFSNNEKDLSNAKTLEEFLSLMKTSIQISYDFLEKERYFAIVIGDAYKNKEILPLSFYMLHLVKKNFDVLLKGIIIKNIEGNRGKIGANNIWKYRAMKSDYYIFKHEYILVFKKQ, from the coding sequence ATGAAATTTAACGATATTGATTTCAACAAATGGAAAGAAGAAGACATCAATGTTGATAGTCTTTGGATTTATAATGAACGTGAAAAATCGGGAAAACATAAAAATCACTATCATGGAAATTTCATCCCACAAATTCCGAAACAATTAATAAAACGGTTTACAAAAAAAGGTGATATTGTATTTGAACCTTTTATGGGAAGCGGAACAACACTTTTTGAGTGCGAAAATTTAGAAAGGAAATATATTGGTTTTGACATTAATTCTGAGATTATTGAGTATGTTAATAAAAATATGGAGGATTCTGATTCTTCAAAATATTTCATCACAGAAAATGATTCCACAAATGGAAATCAGTCTGCAGAAAATCTAAATTTTGGTCTTGGAAAGTTTGGTAAGCAGAAATTTCAATTGGCAATTTTGCATCCTCCATATTGGGATATTATTAAATTTTCAAATAACGAAAAGGATTTGTCTAATGCAAAAACATTGGAAGAATTTTTATCTTTAATGAAAACCTCGATTCAAATTTCATATGATTTTTTGGAAAAAGAGAGGTATTTTGCAATCGTAATTGGCGATGCTTATAAAAACAAGGAAATACTGCCATTGAGTTTTTATATGTTGCATCTTGTGAAGAAAAATTTTGATGTTTTGCTAAAAGGAATTATTATAAAAAATATTGAAGGAAATCGCGGGAAGATTGGTGCAAATAATATTTGGAAATATAGGGCGATGAAAAGTGATTATTATATTTTCAAACACGAATATATTTTGGTTTTTAAAAAGCAATAA